The Candidatus Neomarinimicrobiota bacterium DNA segment ACACCGACGCCTCTCTTGCGGCAACCGGCATTGAACTGGTGTTACAAATAATAACAGTCCGTTCCATCAGTGTTTTACCGGTCCTTGGATCCTCCAGTTTGGGGAATTCCCGCAGTGTTTCCACCACCTCGCCGGCCCGTTCACCACAGGCGGCAATAATGACGATATCCACATCTGCATAGCGGCTTGTCAGCTGCTGCAATACTGTTTTACCGGCACCGAAAGGACCCGGAATACAATATGTCCCCCCTTTGTTCACAGGGAAAAAGGTGTCTACAATCCGCACACGGGTAGACATGGGTTCTTTGGGAACAATCTTCCGGTTATAGGCATCAATGGGAATTTTCACAGGCCATTCAAAAATCATGGTCACCGAATGTTTTTCACCCCGGCTGTCTTTCAAAACCGCAATCTCATCGGTCACCTTATAATCACCTTTTTCGACAATGAATTCGACGGTATATTCATCGTAAAAATCAAAGGGAACCATAATTTTATGGTCAAAGATTCCTTCCGGAACGGTTCCCAGGGCCATACCTCTGTAAATGACATCCCCCTTCTTTACACTCGGAGTAAAAGCCCATGATTTGTTCATATCAATAGCATCTAAAACTACGCCACGAGGGAGGAAAAATCCATGTGCAGCGGCCAGATCATTCAGAGGATTCTGAAGACCATCATAAACACGGCTGAGAATACCAGGACCCAACTGTACCGATAACATTTCACGGGTAAACTCAACAAGGTCACCAACCTTAATACCTTTGGTCAGTTCATACACCTGCATATAAGCCAGATCTGCATTGATTTTAATGACTTCCGATTTCAGGCGCTCTTCACCCAAAATGACATATCCCACTTCATTCTGGACAATACTGCCGTTGAAACGGACGGTAATCATATTTCCGTTAATGGATGTTATCGTACCCTTGACCATTTCACTCATGTAAGACTCCTTATCACATCTTCCCGACAGGTGCAGGAAGAAACAGCTCAATTGTTTTTATCATTTTCATTCATTTCAGTCGATTTTTCATCACCCTCGACCCCGCCGGACAGCGTTTCGGATACCACCGATTCAAATGTTTCCATTCCCTTATCTTTATCAAAGGACATCAAGCGTTCCAGAAGCTGAATTTTCAGGGCGGTAATCACTAAAAAATCCACATCCGAATAGTGGCCGAATTCCAATTCATCCAAGTATGCCCAACGTTTTAAAATCAATTTTTTTTCTATTTCGAGAGGATTTCCCTCTTTCACCAGATTTTGGGAAAATCCCTGTAAGCGATATTCATGGTCCTCTTTGCGGGCTTTTCTATAGCGGACCAATTCACTTCGGAGCTTCTTTTCGAAATCGGCATACCGGATAGCTGTCCTGGATGCATAAGGGGTT contains these protein-coding regions:
- a CDS encoding V-type ATP synthase subunit A; its protein translation is MVKGTITSINGNMITVRFNGSIVQNEVGYVILGEERLKSEVIKINADLAYMQVYELTKGIKVGDLVEFTREMLSVQLGPGILSRVYDGLQNPLNDLAAAHGFFLPRGVVLDAIDMNKSWAFTPSVKKGDVIYRGMALGTVPEGIFDHKIMVPFDFYDEYTVEFIVEKGDYKVTDEIAVLKDSRGEKHSVTMIFEWPVKIPIDAYNRKIVPKEPMSTRVRIVDTFFPVNKGGTYCIPGPFGAGKTVLQQLTSRYADVDIVIIAACGERAGEVVETLREFPKLEDPRTGKTLMERTVIICNTSSMPVAAREASVYTAATIGEYYRQMGLDVLILADSTSRWAQAMREVSGRLEEIPGEEAFPAYLESRIAEFYERAGFVELPDGSYGSMTIGGTVSPAGGNFEEPVTQATLKVVGAFHGLSRARSDARRYPAIDPLDSWSKYKGIIPPEKVEEAHDVLRRGNEVHQMMMVVGEEGTSLDDFVVYLKGEFLDAVYLQQDGFDPVDAACTAERQEYVFHKIHHILLDSYEFNNKDEARKFFNVLRQLIIDWNYTPMDKEEFKTQEKEIDKHLKKARAEKTAA
- a CDS encoding DUF2764 family protein codes for the protein MGIMDKYYYLAAQLPLLKPDMDSPPTLRWFLDEARKWLSPGDYLKVESASIRHYQKTPYASRTAIRYADFEKKLRSELVRYRKARKEDHEYRLQGFSQNLVKEGNPLEIEKKLILKRWAYLDELEFGHYSDVDFLVITALKIQLLERLMSFDKDKGMETFESVVSETLSGGVEGDEKSTEMNENDKNN